From the Oscarella lobularis chromosome 13, ooOscLobu1.1, whole genome shotgun sequence genome, one window contains:
- the LOC136194576 gene encoding uncharacterized protein, which yields MTLRIDLFWIIAVCLLPWSFQERLRPIVKSSTPSHYNSITQQISTQLECTYPADHQCPIDWVINQKKISSSKGVFNISRSSNCESKLITVLGKNTYDAYSALYQCAVTTPEGNTVYSEPVTPRIEIPLISDAKTVIVNDVTENVTVKFSCPSQTNITSLENLPISNKNIRVQWYKDTLPLPANSHKYHHTHGMYLIINNFSTNDLGVYKCFLLGYGILLPAQNKSSVTVVLGTNMKPPALEEQSNGAASVNVIAGATAGSAVALVIICIIVLFYARKKRVSAKYSVQETGTHDSVTGPQWHRDLALQGKPLRKTTTVEQPKN from the exons ATGACGTTGCGTATCGATCTGTTCTGGATAATCGCAGTTTGCCTGCTGCCATGGTCATTCCAAG AACGCCTTCGACCGATCGTAAAATCCTCTACGCCAAGCCACTACAACAGTATCACTCAACAGATTTCAACGCAATTAGAATGCACATATCCGGCTGATCATCAATGCCCAATCGACTGGGTCATCAATCAAAAGAAGATAAGTTCTTCTAAAGGCGTATTCAATATCAGCCGCAGTTCAAACTGCGAATCGAAGCTAATAACGGTGCTTGGTAAAAATACGTATGACGCGTACAGCGCTTTGTACCAATGTGCGGTGACCACGCCAGAAGGCAATACCGTGTACAGCGAGCCGGTAACGCCTCGCATCGAAA TCCCACTAATATCTGACGCCAAGACCGTTAtagtcaatgacgtcacagaaaaCGTCACGGTCAAATTCTCGTGCCCATCCCAGACAAATATTACATCGTTAGAAAATCTCCCCATTTCAAACAAAAACATACGAGTCCAATGGTACAAAGACACGCTGCCACTACCAGCGAACTCACATAAGTACCATCACACGCACGGGATGTATCTGATCATCAACAACTTTTCGACCAATGATTTGGGAGTTTACAAATGCTTTCTACTCGGATACGGAATTCTACTCCCGGCCCAGAACAAGTCGTCTGTGACGGTCGTTCTGGGCACGAATATGAAACCGCCTGCTCTTGAGGAACAGTCGAATG GCGCAGCGAGCGTGAACGTCATAGCAGGAGCAACGGCAGGAAgtgccgtcgctctcgtcatTATATGTATCATCGTCTTGTTTTATGCGCGCAAAAAACGCGTCAGTGCCAAGTACTCTGTGCAGGAAACAGGAACGCATGATTCGGTCACAGGGCCTCAATGGCATCGCGACCTAGCCCTCCAGGGAAAACCCCTGCGCAAAACGACAACTGTCGAACAACCTAAAAACTAA
- the LOC136194577 gene encoding uncharacterized protein, whose translation MPHRLFAKGVSDLGTPRSKMDYYQPYCAASAMAVVCHLFKGRDFFFPKSKAPVPAPPEKPASGDTIQPTPHDGLPSDKTEVDDNVALAVSKVADEFWEGIANTLKVNTLNINYRTADVNLYHVIKNWRLAATTTPTVGELLKACSLNGVDRLAIAAKYKQIKSIIS comes from the exons ATGCCCCATCGTCTCTTTGCCAAAGGCGTCTCCGATCTCGGCACACCTCGGTCTAAAATGGATTACTATCAGCCGTACtgcgccgcctccgccatGGCTGTTGTATGTCACTTGTTCAAAGGCcgagattttttctttcctaaGTCAA AAGCGCCGGTACCAGCACCACCAGAAAAGCCTGCATCTGGAGACACAATCCAGCCAACACCACATGATGGTCTTCCTTCCGACAAGACTGAAGTTGACGATAACGTTGCGCTGGCTGTCAGCAAAGTGGCCGACGAATTCTGGGAAGGAATTGCAAATACATTGAAAGTGAACACTCTAAATATCAACTACAGAACAGCCGATGTGAATttatatcacgtgattaagAACTGGAGACTGGCGGCCACAACTACGCCCACCGTCGGTGAGCTGCTAAAAGCGTGCTCACTGAACGGCGTAGACCGACTTGCCATTGCTGCAAAGTACAAGCAAATCAAATCAATTATATCCTGA
- the LOC136194563 gene encoding uncharacterized protein, whose product MNCFLASSCTRGVSDFPVDAERNLESTAAWIEKSVLLGSDAPALRSVLKNTQEFFPTILDYIDAKRRRSNKRCLLSAAIEGKCNDVITVLLECGLDCLRTDGHFESPFLYANRMNMQSVVHQMQSAVTAIGSVDQMKRLIEQQSHVMDEVSALKKEIDCLNTSQISKHKRRTSGSDLRSFGSWQSSGGDSGVTVMGNHNVVHVYGTELSEDSSRDVTSRPNQDQRMSSSTERPRRRSASSCMKKEQKGSTRESYLATDM is encoded by the exons ATGAATTGCTTTCT AGCTTCAAGTTGCACAAGGGGAGTGTCTGACTTTCCTGTGGACGCAGAACGCAACTTGGAGTCGACCGCAGCTTGGATTGAGAAATCTGTTCTTTTGGGATCGGATGCTCCCGCTCTTCGCTCCGTTTTGAAGAACACGCAGGAATTTTTTCCAACTATTCTAGACTACATAGACGCAAAGCGTCGAAGGAGCAACAAACGGTGTCTTCTAAGCGCGGCCATTGAAGGCAAATGCAACGACGTCATAACGGTTCTCTTGGAATGCGGATTGGATTGCCTTCGTACTGACGGCCATTTTGAGAGTCCTTTCTTGTATGCAAACCGCATGAATATGCAGAGCGTTGTCCACCAAATGCAGAGCGCTGTCACAG CTATCGGCTCCGTAGATCAGATGAAAAGGCTAATTGAGCAACAGAGTCATGTAATGGATGAAGTCAGTGCTTTGAAGAAGGAGATAGACTGTCTGAATACAAGTCAGATTTCAAAGCACAAAAGGCGCACTAGCGGAAGTGATTTGCGTTCG TTTGGCTCATGGCAGAGTTCAGGCGGAGACAGCGGCGTCACAGTCATGGGCAACCATAACGTTGTACACGTGTACGGAACGGAATTATCTGAAGACAGcagtcgtgacgtcacgagcaGGCCCAATCAAG ACCAACGCATGTCTTCGTCGACAGAACGCcctcgacgaagaagcgccTCCTCGTGCatgaaaaaggagcaaaaGGGCAGCACGAGGGAGTCTTATCTTGCCACAGATAtgtaa
- the LOC136194504 gene encoding uncharacterized protein has product MRGFDQHIMGSSTDASEISFEVSTKSILTAFLFLAMLSPSEGFPLPANDNSVLPRVSTSQQPYFDEGRDAWYTELTCNYESAYAEQRCRTATVKWSTFSVDGEESLRGGSQGLLKPKRPCTSRLEIAITHNTSDYHYVCETTGDTGNGIRSFPPFSPNTNLPLSADNSTIVVALGDNVTATCPSNYPRANATVWNRREEGNVNYFKTHLQIERFSTRNVGEYECRAVGDPSRNILTAPTNSFLNILQMERPVLGKHCKIAPDYDACNYVSVTCDVSSHKITAPVQLIRVKCTGASHDVREVVTEWRASITVNVHLDEVGDAAGECKVWYENRAGVSDTKVVMMQFEPCYGVRKPTTDPTKPPTSKNHKSIIPAWVGGASAFAFVFTVFLVAIKLYFSKHGGQEHQGRDDELHKKVDSQGRDILQIKSLQLESLDSENQNRQNRACSARGKELLETDDKPPPPGERAADSAA; this is encoded by the exons ATGAGGGGTTTTGATCAACATATAATGGGATCGTCAACAGATGCAAGCGAAATTAGCTTTGAG GTTTCTACAAAATCGATATTGACCGCTTTCTTGTTTCTGGCAATGCTATCGCCGTCCGAAG GTTTTCCTCTGCCTGCTAACGACAACTCCGTACTGCCTAGAGTAAGTACGAGTCAACAACCGTACTTCGACGAAGGGAGGGACGCCTGGTATACGGAATTGACGTGCAACTACGAAAGCGCCTACGCCGAGCAAAGATGCCGCACGGCGACGGTTAAATGGTCAACCTTtagcgtcgacggcgaagagtcGCTACGTGGCGGAAGCCAAGGGCTGCTCAAGCCTAAACGACCGTGCACAAGCCGTCTCGAAATAGCGATAACGCACAACACGTCCGACTACCACTACGTGTGCGAGACGACAGGCGACACCGGTAACGGCATACGAAGTTTTCCGCCGTTTTCCCCAAATACCAACC TTCCATTGAGCGCAGACAACTCGACCATCGTTGTTGCGCTCGGGGATAATGTTACTGCCACATGCCCCTCAAACTACCCGAGGGCGAATGCGACCGTGTGGAATAGGCGGGAAGAGGGGAACGTGAATTATTTCAAAACTCACTTGCAAATTGAGCGTTTCTCAACGCGGAACGTTGGCGAGTACGAATGCCGAGCTGTAGGAGACCCTAGCCGTAACATTTTAACGGCTCCGACGAATTCTTTCCTCAACATTCTGCAAATGG AACGGCCTGTACTTGGGAAACACTGCAAAATCGCTCCTGACTACGATGCGTGCAATTACGTCAGCGTAACGTGCGACGTTTCAAGCCACAAAATCACGGCTCCTGTGCAATTGATTAGGGTTAAATGCACAGGGGCCTCCCATGATGTTAGAGAGGTAGTGACAGAATGGCGAG CTTCTATTACAGTCAATGTACATCTTGACGAAGTCGGCGATGCTGCAGGGGAATGCAAGGTTTGGTACGAGAACAGGGCTGGCGTTAGTGACACCAAAGTGGTTATGATGCAATTTGAGCCGTGCTACG GTGTCCGAAAACCCACCACTGACCCCACTAAACCCCCAACGTCGAAGAATCACAAGTCAATTATTCCCGCGTGGGTCGGGGGAGCTAGCGCATTTGCGTTTGTGTTCACGGTCTTCTTGGTTGCTATAAAGCTGTACTTCAGTAAGCACGGGGGTCAAGAGCACCAGggtcgagacgacgagctgcACAAAAAAGTGGATAGTCAAGGGAGAGACATACTACAAATAAAATCGCTGCAATTGGAATCATTAGACAGCGAAAATCAGAACAGACAGAACAGAGCATGCAGCGCAAGAGGGAAGGAGTTATTAGAAACCGATGAC AAGCCCCCACCGCCTGGTGAACGTGCGGCCGACAGTGCGGCCTAA
- the LOC136194503 gene encoding contactin-5-like isoform X3, with product MALTYCLLLLLLTLPKLQGFRVRVVANPGFVKERASFSLSCFVTGGQTSGASVTWRKDERPLIIDGKRITSFTNEFIYVIEAREDDTGWYECTVKKGSAIGSDRINVTVEGGATLQSVQSHVTSVVGANVSLECKARDVRAVRWLYNLAEIQKKMRFNLRTRPGRSALEISSVQMSDAGTYQCKNRLNAASILLTVILPEIPRIVVHPYNIEAFEGEKVTLVCEAIGRPPLTLSWVKITSEDHKDIRVDGPLMISVATRRHAGIYQCIARNGYGRAESKTATVSINPRENVPNLLVKQGESAVITCPFSDQRSTARWTKDDRSITLSPSAMPNFLGGSALLIANATCSDNGVYSCHVYLNETIDITCAMAVTVEGPPEPPTNLSVTVTCQDNQPGLLHATWQPSPCYSASSFKGYTVTVTAIDTISKAGKETATRAGPTSFQTSVLLDGSSCQDCSIVYGVELQADNEFGTSSLVRPTVVHSKSSEAVARKARRTRFCDQHLGFVFGSRTSNASAPNRP from the exons ATGGCACTCACGTATTGTCTGCTACTGCTTCTCCTAACGCTTCCCAAATTACAAG GTTTTCGCGTTAGAGTGGTGGCAAATCCAGGCTTCGTAAAAGAGCGCGCctcgttctctttgtcttGCTTTGTAACGGGCGGCCAAACGTCAGGCGCGTCCGTGACCtggagaaaagacgaaaggCCTTTGATAATAGACGGGAAACGAATCACATCGTTTACAAATGAATTTATCTATGTGATCGAGGCTCGAGAAGACGACACTGGTTGGTATGAGTGCACAGTGAAGAAGGGGTCTGCGATTGGATCCGATCGCATCAACGTCACTGTGGAAG GCGGAGCGACGCTACAATCTGTtcaaagtcacgtgacgagcGTCGTGGGTGCGAACGTCTCACTAGAGTGCAAAGCGAGAGACGTCCGAGCTGTTCGCTGGCTTTACAACTTGGCagaaattcagaaaaaaatgcgaTTTAATCTGAGAACTCGTCCGGGGAGAAGCGCTCTGGAAATAAGCAGCGTGCAGATGTCTGACGCTGGGACGTACCAGTGTAAGAACAGGCTCAACGCGGCGAGTATTCTACTTACTGTCATACTGCCTGAAATTCCTCGTATCGTCGTTCATCCTTACAACATCGAGGCCTTCGAAGGCGAAAAGGTCACGTTAGTATGCGAGGCTATTGGCCGACCGCCGCTCACCTTGTCTTGGGTCAAGATAACGAGCGAGGACCACAAAGATATTCGCGTTGATGGGCCGTTGATGATTAGTGTTGCGACGCGGAGGCACGCTGGAATTTATCAGTGCATTGCAAGAAACGGCTATGGTCGCGCGGAGTCGAAAACGGCAACTGTTTCCATCAATCCTAGAG AAAACGTTCCAAATTTGCTTGTCAAACAAGGAGAATCGGCCGTTATCACTTGTCCTTTTTCTGATCAAAGGTCGACGGCCAGATGGACGAAAGACGATCGGTCAATCACGTTGTCTCCGTCTGCCATGCCAAACTTCCTAGGTGGTTCGGCATTGCTCATTGCCAACGCAACGTGCTCTGACAACGGGGTTTATTCTTGTCACGTGTATCTTAACGAGACAATTGATATCACATGCGCGATGGCAGTCACTGTTGAAG GTCCGCCTGAGCCACCGACTAATTTGTCAGTAACAGTCACTTGCCAGGACAACCAGCCCGGACTACTGCACGCGACGTGGCAGCCAAGCCCGTGCTACAGCGCGAGCAGTTTTAAGGGTTATACAGTGACAGTGACAGCAATTGACACGATATCCAAAGCAGGAAAAGAGACTGCTACAAGAGCAGGTCCAACCTCTTTTCAGACATCGGTCCTTCTCGATGGGTCATCATGTCAGGACTGCAGTATCGTATATGGGGTAGAGCTGCAAGCGGATAACGAATTTGGGACGAGCTCTTTAGTTCGTCCAACAGTTGTGCATAGCAAAAGCTCGG AAGCTGTAGCGAGGAAAGCAAGGAGAACGCGATTTTGCGATCAGCACCTCGGTTTCGTATTTGGGTCAAGGACAAGCAATGCCAGTGCTCCAAA TCGTCCGTAA
- the LOC136194503 gene encoding contactin-5-like isoform X2: MALTYCLLLLLLTLPKLQGFRVRVVANPGFVKERASFSLSCFVTGGQTSGASVTWRKDERPLIIDGKRITSFTNEFIYVIEAREDDTGWYECTVKKGSAIGSDRINVTVEGGATLQSVQSHVTSVVGANVSLECKARDVRAVRWLYNLAEIQKKMRFNLRTRPGRSALEISSVQMSDAGTYQCKNRLNAASILLTVILPEIPRIVVHPYNIEAFEGEKVTLVCEAIGRPPLTLSWVKITSEDHKDIRVDGPLMISVATRRHAGIYQCIARNGYGRAESKTATVSINPRENVPNLLVKQGESAVITCPFSDQRSTARWTKDDRSITLSPSAMPNFLGGSALLIANATCSDNGVYSCHVYLNETIDITCAMAVTVEGPPEPPTNLSVTVTCQDNQPGLLHATWQPSPCYSASSFKGYTVTVTAIDTISKAGKETATRAGPTSFQTSVLLDGSSCQDCSIVYGVELQADNEFGTSSLVRPTVVHSKSSGRSCSEESKENAILRSAPRFRIWVKDKQCQCSKSSVIFNITERVKTVLRNYIFKALRRLHQNTILSLTSETVKRNRHVVQNF, encoded by the exons ATGGCACTCACGTATTGTCTGCTACTGCTTCTCCTAACGCTTCCCAAATTACAAG GTTTTCGCGTTAGAGTGGTGGCAAATCCAGGCTTCGTAAAAGAGCGCGCctcgttctctttgtcttGCTTTGTAACGGGCGGCCAAACGTCAGGCGCGTCCGTGACCtggagaaaagacgaaaggCCTTTGATAATAGACGGGAAACGAATCACATCGTTTACAAATGAATTTATCTATGTGATCGAGGCTCGAGAAGACGACACTGGTTGGTATGAGTGCACAGTGAAGAAGGGGTCTGCGATTGGATCCGATCGCATCAACGTCACTGTGGAAG GCGGAGCGACGCTACAATCTGTtcaaagtcacgtgacgagcGTCGTGGGTGCGAACGTCTCACTAGAGTGCAAAGCGAGAGACGTCCGAGCTGTTCGCTGGCTTTACAACTTGGCagaaattcagaaaaaaatgcgaTTTAATCTGAGAACTCGTCCGGGGAGAAGCGCTCTGGAAATAAGCAGCGTGCAGATGTCTGACGCTGGGACGTACCAGTGTAAGAACAGGCTCAACGCGGCGAGTATTCTACTTACTGTCATACTGCCTGAAATTCCTCGTATCGTCGTTCATCCTTACAACATCGAGGCCTTCGAAGGCGAAAAGGTCACGTTAGTATGCGAGGCTATTGGCCGACCGCCGCTCACCTTGTCTTGGGTCAAGATAACGAGCGAGGACCACAAAGATATTCGCGTTGATGGGCCGTTGATGATTAGTGTTGCGACGCGGAGGCACGCTGGAATTTATCAGTGCATTGCAAGAAACGGCTATGGTCGCGCGGAGTCGAAAACGGCAACTGTTTCCATCAATCCTAGAG AAAACGTTCCAAATTTGCTTGTCAAACAAGGAGAATCGGCCGTTATCACTTGTCCTTTTTCTGATCAAAGGTCGACGGCCAGATGGACGAAAGACGATCGGTCAATCACGTTGTCTCCGTCTGCCATGCCAAACTTCCTAGGTGGTTCGGCATTGCTCATTGCCAACGCAACGTGCTCTGACAACGGGGTTTATTCTTGTCACGTGTATCTTAACGAGACAATTGATATCACATGCGCGATGGCAGTCACTGTTGAAG GTCCGCCTGAGCCACCGACTAATTTGTCAGTAACAGTCACTTGCCAGGACAACCAGCCCGGACTACTGCACGCGACGTGGCAGCCAAGCCCGTGCTACAGCGCGAGCAGTTTTAAGGGTTATACAGTGACAGTGACAGCAATTGACACGATATCCAAAGCAGGAAAAGAGACTGCTACAAGAGCAGGTCCAACCTCTTTTCAGACATCGGTCCTTCTCGATGGGTCATCATGTCAGGACTGCAGTATCGTATATGGGGTAGAGCTGCAAGCGGATAACGAATTTGGGACGAGCTCTTTAGTTCGTCCAACAGTTGTGCATAGCAAAAGCTCGG gtaGAAGCTGTAGCGAGGAAAGCAAGGAGAACGCGATTTTGCGATCAGCACCTCGGTTTCGTATTTGGGTCAAGGACAAGCAATGCCAGTGCTCCAAA TCGTCCGTAATCTTCAACATTACTGAGAGGGTCAAAACCGTTCTTCGCAACTACATTTTCAAGGCATTGCGTAGACTTCACCAGAACACGATTCTatctctgacgtcagaaaccGTGAA AAGGAATCGACATGTTGTCCAGAATTTCTAG
- the LOC136194503 gene encoding contactin-1-like isoform X1, protein MALTYCLLLLLLTLPKLQGFRVRVVANPGFVKERASFSLSCFVTGGQTSGASVTWRKDERPLIIDGKRITSFTNEFIYVIEAREDDTGWYECTVKKGSAIGSDRINVTVEGGATLQSVQSHVTSVVGANVSLECKARDVRAVRWLYNLAEIQKKMRFNLRTRPGRSALEISSVQMSDAGTYQCKNRLNAASILLTVILPEIPRIVVHPYNIEAFEGEKVTLVCEAIGRPPLTLSWVKITSEDHKDIRVDGPLMISVATRRHAGIYQCIARNGYGRAESKTATVSINPRENVPNLLVKQGESAVITCPFSDQRSTARWTKDDRSITLSPSAMPNFLGGSALLIANATCSDNGVYSCHVYLNETIDITCAMAVTVEGPPEPPTNLSVTVTCQDNQPGLLHATWQPSPCYSASSFKGYTVTVTAIDTISKAGKETATRAGPTSFQTSVLLDGSSCQDCSIVYGVELQADNEFGTSSLVRPTVVHSKSSGRSCSEESKENAILRSAPRFRIWVKDKQCQCSKSSVIFNITERVKTVLRNYIFKALRRLHQNTILSLTSETVKSVDDPISVFVYEAMISDVTYLEGIDMLSRISSTIESDRRNGTDIYVAETCWLMFADCPVLLIEELSKTDSTCKIPNACSISKALYRMRRWCQPCL, encoded by the exons ATGGCACTCACGTATTGTCTGCTACTGCTTCTCCTAACGCTTCCCAAATTACAAG GTTTTCGCGTTAGAGTGGTGGCAAATCCAGGCTTCGTAAAAGAGCGCGCctcgttctctttgtcttGCTTTGTAACGGGCGGCCAAACGTCAGGCGCGTCCGTGACCtggagaaaagacgaaaggCCTTTGATAATAGACGGGAAACGAATCACATCGTTTACAAATGAATTTATCTATGTGATCGAGGCTCGAGAAGACGACACTGGTTGGTATGAGTGCACAGTGAAGAAGGGGTCTGCGATTGGATCCGATCGCATCAACGTCACTGTGGAAG GCGGAGCGACGCTACAATCTGTtcaaagtcacgtgacgagcGTCGTGGGTGCGAACGTCTCACTAGAGTGCAAAGCGAGAGACGTCCGAGCTGTTCGCTGGCTTTACAACTTGGCagaaattcagaaaaaaatgcgaTTTAATCTGAGAACTCGTCCGGGGAGAAGCGCTCTGGAAATAAGCAGCGTGCAGATGTCTGACGCTGGGACGTACCAGTGTAAGAACAGGCTCAACGCGGCGAGTATTCTACTTACTGTCATACTGCCTGAAATTCCTCGTATCGTCGTTCATCCTTACAACATCGAGGCCTTCGAAGGCGAAAAGGTCACGTTAGTATGCGAGGCTATTGGCCGACCGCCGCTCACCTTGTCTTGGGTCAAGATAACGAGCGAGGACCACAAAGATATTCGCGTTGATGGGCCGTTGATGATTAGTGTTGCGACGCGGAGGCACGCTGGAATTTATCAGTGCATTGCAAGAAACGGCTATGGTCGCGCGGAGTCGAAAACGGCAACTGTTTCCATCAATCCTAGAG AAAACGTTCCAAATTTGCTTGTCAAACAAGGAGAATCGGCCGTTATCACTTGTCCTTTTTCTGATCAAAGGTCGACGGCCAGATGGACGAAAGACGATCGGTCAATCACGTTGTCTCCGTCTGCCATGCCAAACTTCCTAGGTGGTTCGGCATTGCTCATTGCCAACGCAACGTGCTCTGACAACGGGGTTTATTCTTGTCACGTGTATCTTAACGAGACAATTGATATCACATGCGCGATGGCAGTCACTGTTGAAG GTCCGCCTGAGCCACCGACTAATTTGTCAGTAACAGTCACTTGCCAGGACAACCAGCCCGGACTACTGCACGCGACGTGGCAGCCAAGCCCGTGCTACAGCGCGAGCAGTTTTAAGGGTTATACAGTGACAGTGACAGCAATTGACACGATATCCAAAGCAGGAAAAGAGACTGCTACAAGAGCAGGTCCAACCTCTTTTCAGACATCGGTCCTTCTCGATGGGTCATCATGTCAGGACTGCAGTATCGTATATGGGGTAGAGCTGCAAGCGGATAACGAATTTGGGACGAGCTCTTTAGTTCGTCCAACAGTTGTGCATAGCAAAAGCTCGG gtaGAAGCTGTAGCGAGGAAAGCAAGGAGAACGCGATTTTGCGATCAGCACCTCGGTTTCGTATTTGGGTCAAGGACAAGCAATGCCAGTGCTCCAAA TCGTCCGTAATCTTCAACATTACTGAGAGGGTCAAAACCGTTCTTCGCAACTACATTTTCAAGGCATTGCGTAGACTTCACCAGAACACGATTCTatctctgacgtcagaaaccGTGAAGTCAGTCGACGATCCAATCAGTGTATTTGTCTACGAAGCTATGATCAGTGACGTTACTTACTTAGAAGGAATCGACATGTTGTCCAGAATTTCTAGCACCATTGAAAGCGATCGTAGAAATGGGACGGACATTTACGTGGCAGAAACATGTTGGCTCATGTTTGCTGACTGCCCGGTTCTTCTTATAGAAGAGTTAAGCAAAACGGACTCAACATGCAAAATTCCGAACGCGTGCTCTATTTCAAAAGCGTTATATCGCATGAGACGATGGTGCCAGCCGTGTCTATAA